The Natribaculum luteum genome contains the following window.
ATGCTGCCCACAACGGTCGAGAGACCGATCGATTACACGTAGAAACGGACGATTTCTTCGTCGGCCAAGAGATGGGCCGTCCGTACCGAAATCCCCGATCGAAGACGGATCAGACGGTATTCGTTCGACAGATGGCACACAGGTTTCTTCGGGCGAGCGTGGGCCGGTCGTCGCCACGAGCGCGATCGACGAGCGACGAAACCACCAGCGAAGAACACATTACGGAGCGTCCGTCACGAGGGCATCGACGACACGTGTGTGAAACGATCGACCGTTCTTATGCGACGAGTCGACCAACCAGTGGCTGCCCCGGCAGGGGATACAGGAGTGAGAGACATGACTGACGACGAATACGAATCCGAGCACGATAGCGACGGCGAATCACGACAGTCGTTCACGAGAAAAGGCGCACTCGCAGCGGGTGGGCTCGCACTCGGAGCGGCCGCCTCGAGTACGGTAGCAGCACAGGACGACGACGACGGCGACGCGCTGGTGTTCGCCTACGACTACATCCCGGGACAGGACTTCGAGGTGCTCTCCCAGCTCGACCAGAGCACGACAGTCCAGGTGCTCCAGCTTGACGACGAGGAGGTCGACGAGATCAGTTCGCCGGACGAGTACAACGGGTACGCCGTTCGGTACAACACGGACGCCGACACGGCGGGCACGACGACGTTCGTCTTCCTCAGAGACGAGACCCTGGATACGGAAGACACCGAGACCTTCGAGGGCGACGCGACGATGTTCAGTTCGGATCTGAACCTTCTCAGCGACTCGCTCGAGTAGACCGATCGAGATGTGTTGCCGGCGAAACCGTACCGACGTTCCAGCCAGAACGATGATGTGCCCCTCGAACTGCCAGCCGTTCGCGAGCGACGACGCGCTCCGAGTGTCCCGTGTCCGGAACTGTCGACGAACACGCGGATACCAGCCCCGGAAATCGAACGGTGACGGGAGCCGAAGGGGCCAGTCCAGCGGGGACGTCGGATGCGTGGTTCGCTCGCGAATCGGCGGTGTCGTCGAGGCGACGCTCTCGAACGTGACGTCCACAGACGAGTGACGGCGTGCGAATACCAGCCCACGGAGTCGAACGGACCGCCCGGCCGAGTGCGGCCGGCCGCCGACCCGACGACGTCGTTCGATGCGTGAGAGACGGCGTCCCGGATCCAGTCGGTCTCGAGGGGACAAGTTTACGTTCGTCGGATGAGCTATACGAACGTATGTCATCACTGCTGCCTGAACTGCTCGGCGAATCGCTCTCGTTGCTCGTGTACGCGCTCGTCGCCGGAGCGTTGACCGTCGGCGGCGTCGTCGCCGAGTTCGCGAGCCTGCAACACTACGGCGCGGGCGACGTGACGGTGGGACTGTGGCTGGCCGCAATCGGCGGCGTCATGCTGTACGCCGGCGTCTACGGCATCGCCTACGGCAAACTCCTCGGTCGACTGACGTCGCGTCTCTGATTTTCGGCCGCCACGGAGTTCGGCTCTCGCGAGCGTGGTCGGGCAGTCACACCTGCCGGACCGATTGTCCTTTAATCTCGGAGTGAGTCACGTCACGTATGAGCAGGTTCGGCGAGGTCGACGACCAGTACGACCCGCACGCACTCGAGGAAGCGGTCTTCGAGTACTGGGACGAGACCGACGCCTACGAGCGAACGGTCGAGCACAGAGCCGAGGGCGAATCGTACTTCTTCGTCGACGGGCCGCCGTACACCTCCGGGGCGGCCCACATGGGGACGACGTGGAACAAGACACTGAAAGACGTCTACATCCGCTTCCTGCGGATGCAGGGGTACGACGTCACCGACCGCCCAGGCTACGACATGCACGGGCTCCCCATCGAGACGAAAGTCGAGGAGAAACTCGGCTTCGAGAACAAAAAGGACATCGAGGAGTTCGGCGAGGAGAACTTCATCGAGGAGTGCAAGGCATTCGCCGAGGACCAACTCGAGGGACTGCAGTCGGACTTCAAGTCCTTCGGCGTCTGGATGGACTGGGACGACCCCTACAAGACGGTCAATCCGGAGTACATGGAGGCCGCCTGGTGGGGCTTTTCGAAGGCCGCCGAACGCGGCCTCGTCGAGAAGGGCCAGCGAAGCATCTCGCAGTGTCCCCGGTGTGAGACGGCGATCGCGAACAACGAGGTCGAGTACGAGGACGTCGAGGACCCCTCGATCTACGTCAAATTCGACCTCGAAGACCGGGAAGGCTCGCTGGTCATCTGGACGACGACCCCGTGGACGATCCCGGCGAACACGTTCGTCGCGGTCGACCCCGACCTCACCTACCAGGGCGTCCGCGCGAAAAAGGACGGCGAGGAGGACGTCCTCTACGTCGCCGAGGAGTGCGTCGAGGACGTCCTCTCGAAGGGACGCTACGAGGACTACGAGGTCGTCGAGGAACTCACCGGCGAGGAGATGGTCGGCTGGTCCTACGAACACCCCCTCGCCGAGGAGGTCCCCGACCACGCAGACCACGAGGGCGCACTCGAGGTCTACACCGCCGACTACGTCGAGGCAGACCGGACGGGGCTCGTCCACTCCGCGCCCGGCCACGGTGAAGAGGACTTCGTGCGCGGTCGGGAACTCGGCTTCCCCATCTTCTGTCCCGTCGCCGGTGACGGCGTCTACACCGACGAGGGTGGCACGTACGCCGGCCAGTTCGTCAAAGACGCCGACGAGGAGATCATCGCCGACCTCGAGGACGCGGGCGCGATGCTCCACTCGGGCACCGTCGACCACAGCTACGGCCACTGCTGGCGGTGTGACACGGGCATCATCCAGATCGTCACCGACCAGTGGTTCATCACGATCACCGACGTCAAAGACGAACTGCTCGAGAACATCGAGGACAGCGAGTGGTATCCGCAGTGGGCCCGGGACAACCGCTTCCGGGATTTCGTCGAGGAGGCACCGGACTGGAACGTCTCCCGACAGCGCTACTGGGGCATCCCGCTACCGATCTGGACGCCAGAAGATCGTGACGACGATCAGGATCGGATCGTCGTCAGCACGCGCGAG
Protein-coding sequences here:
- a CDS encoding calcium-binding protein — encoded protein: MTDDEYESEHDSDGESRQSFTRKGALAAGGLALGAAASSTVAAQDDDDGDALVFAYDYIPGQDFEVLSQLDQSTTVQVLQLDDEEVDEISSPDEYNGYAVRYNTDADTAGTTTFVFLRDETLDTEDTETFEGDATMFSSDLNLLSDSLE